The following proteins are co-located in the Saccharomycodes ludwigii strain NBRC 1722 chromosome V, whole genome shotgun sequence genome:
- the ASH1 gene encoding DNA-binding transcription repressor ASH1 (similar to Saccharomyces cerevisiae YKL185W | ASH1 | Asymmetric Synthesis of HO), with protein MSIMVHSNNNSHNTSPFTKASSFNSSTTISGKIDSLTNIANNANATTQLYNNYTAAPITTAFSCNEAPQANNLQLPSLKHLKLLPNPQKQENSYNYPDTSEPTPYWRQNLMSWCKKTSYEQYLQIHDLVIQQQQQQQQHAGKTFNNKLDVLASVATISELPCSIVNPHDQFYGLSNTSSYCYSLPPPIDNRNATKNNATVPTTNRNGQVTPPQSPEQIGPIFTPMVSGKLLHTIKIVNQHKKTNSFKARQLKKILNNRDVLQKNSLTLQKRKSNKVTKANGLLSCNVNGKILVESFTPPTSPQHSDHIDNTLSSNNSFVSTPRSSYNNKINKNNDGNNRKVELIEQSRTTTASSNNINNNSPTFHTFVLQSSPVDTKHNGANSMSSNNDNCISHTSVFTTPATAKTVATSASKGLKRFKDSSPTNTPTKKRRKSLTSLTNQPRKCISCHSMDSPCWRPSWSGKKHDQLCNSCGLRYKKTHSRCLNDNCRKIPSKGELSLMKTHGEIQQVSSTGTILTGLSCLFCGHVVETK; from the coding sequence ATGTCAATTATGGTCCacagtaataacaatagccATAATACCTCACCATTCACTAAAGCTAGTTCCTTTAACTCATCAACTACTATTTCAGGTAAAATAGACAGTTTAACGAATATTGCCAATAATGCAAATGCCACCACACAATTATACAACAATTACACTGCTGCACCGATAACCACCGCATTTAGCTGTAATGAAGCACCACAAGCCAACAATCTTCAGTTGCCGTCTTTAAagcatttaaaattattacctAACCCgcaaaaacaagaaaattcCTATAATTATCCAGATACTAGCGAGCCGACTCCATATTGGAGACAAAATTTAATGTCATGGTGTAAGAAAACTAGTTATGAGCAATATTTACAAATACACGATTTGGTtatacaacaacaacaacaacaacaacagcatgCTGGTAAAACatttaacaataaattGGATGTCTTAGCTTCTGTAGCTACAATTAGCGAATTACCTTGTTCAATAGTTAATCCACATGACCAGTTTTATGGTTTATCTAATACTTCTTCATACTGTTACAGTTTACCACCACCCATAGACAATAGAAACGCCACGAAAAATAATGCTACCGTTCCCACTACTAATAGGAATGGCCAAGTAACTCCACCCCAAAGTCCTGAACAAATAGGCCCCATTTTTACACCTATGGTGAGTGGTAAGTTATTACATACAATCAAAATAGTGAACCAACATAAGAAAACAAACAGTTTCAAAGCAAGacagttaaaaaaaattttaaataatagaGATGTCCTGCAGAAAAATTCATTAACGTTACAAAAGAGGAAAAGTAATAAAGTAACTAAAGCTAACGGTCTACTTTCCTGTAATGTTAATGGTAAAATATTAGTTGAATCATTTACACCGCCGACCTCACCACAACACAGTGATCATATTGATAACACATTGTCTTCCAATAATAGTTTTGTAAGTACACCCAGAAGCagttataataataaaatcaataaaaataatgacgGTAATAACAGAAAGGTGGAATTAATAGAACAGTCTAGGACTACTACCGCTAGCAGCAACaacatcaacaacaattcTCCGACATTTCATACATTTGTACTACAATCATCACCAGTAGATACGAAGCACAATGGTGCAAATAGCATGAGcagtaataatgataactGTATTAGCCACACAAGTGTGTTTACAACACCTGCAACAGCTAAAACTGTAGCTACATCGGCTTCGAAGGGTTTAAAAAGGTTTAAAGATTCTTCTCCTACAAATACACCaactaaaaaaaggagaaagAGTTTGACATCATTAACAAATCAGCCACGAAAGTGTATATCCTGCCATTCCATGGATTCTCCCTGTTGGAGACCTAGCTGGAGTGGTAAAAAACACGACCAATTGTGTAACAGTTGTGGTTTGCGTTACAAAAAGACACATAGCAGATGTTTGAATGATAACTGTAGGAAGATTCCTAGTAAAGGCGAATTATCACTGATGAAGACGCATGGAGAAATTCAACAAGTTTCTTCAACTGGGACAATACTTACTGGTTTAAGCTGTTTATTTTGTGGACACGTAGTAGAAACAAAGTAG
- the MTR2 gene encoding Mtr2p (similar to Saccharomyces cerevisiae YKL186C | MTR2 | Mrna TRansport) translates to MLHTSFNNPGSNNPGPNNNNDQSGFIELFVKKILLHLDETDQSKLNDFYLLFDHTSPNTKIIFNSQPFDNNHVIEFIKMWNTSIVTTQHVLTSLDYHIIPGLGFIICNVNGKVRFDESGNDRLGNNSVITTAQQPINNSLTSTTTVKKRPLWGPYFGVSLQIMLQERILNNDLNNVISGFNYSIVYQPKDSLLVEH, encoded by the coding sequence ATGTTACACACCAGTTTTAATAATCCCGGTTCTAATAATCCCGGTcctaataacaacaatgatCAATCCGGCTTTATAGaattatttgttaaaaaaatattgctaCATTTAGATGAAACAGATCAATCCAAATTAAATGAtttctatttattattCGATCATACTTCAccaaatacaaaaataatatttaactCACAGCCCTTTGATAATAACCATGTAAttgaatttataaaaatgtgGAATACTTCAATTGTCACCACACAACATGTTTTAACAAGTTTGGATTATCATATTATACCCGGTTTAGGATTCATAATATGTAACGTTAATGGGAAAGTGAGGTTTGATGAAAGTGGTAATGATAGATTGGGTAACAACTCTGTAATTACAACGGCACAACAACCCATAAACAATAGTCTTACAAGTACGACTACTGTTAAGAAAAGACCGTTATGGGGCCCTTATTTTGGTGTTTCTCTACAAATAATGTTACAAGAACGTATATTGAATAATGATTTGAATAACGTCATATCTGGTTTTAATTATAGTATTGTTTATCAACCAAAGGATTCATTGTTGGTGGAACATTAA
- a CDS encoding uncharacterized protein (similar to Saccharomyces cerevisiae YKL187C | FAT3 | FATty acid transporter 3 (paralog of YLR413W | INA1)) codes for MGQADVANINVTKILPQVAPIVAIMAKSLTVPDVNTSMIIEDMKQLGQSTALKPLLQLITNSNSPETTISALTTLAPLVVSNENSESMTDIFGLIDNSINATQVFDMLAEEIATSSATSNATELEMSMVLSVLAQSNNLTTTLTSISELMGLANDTTGLEEISYVVNILTNSKNLTDTELDLQTLSSATVSSGVLEQLNETISTSTDIIASLTELEALLPSSEKKMIQALVDLLENSNNSTATITDIMTMMSISSSSSASSSDVSGITPLFTFLNSFSNTTFILAKLPELLTFATTNSTTATQDMMMLQQFLLNSKNNTLSIDYLNSILSETESESSSALTTVSSGAESLLELLQASENATLTLENLETVSKISMENSSALLPMLQIMQASAKASPNITDDYIYENVLPSLFDSMGFATKFNLGIFTLCRTNTAGKIYSCTKSHAVQSFHMKQILFNELEVSAFKPYVSALNLTAEDIQINGILEEKEKEYVPAVKALLAFNLITIIASFFMLISILSLGFVWKSTTNYFTISTNFLLAGCIFGANLISAAVVAGICQIIKHGLKHDKYNVTFEYNSEYWGLIWASFCISVFNNLIFIYITFKDYKSLKHSNSTVVKQKTENESVSQSDSSVIASSNDDIEKNQEKTVEQEKDSYNHK; via the coding sequence atggGCCAAGCCGATGTCGCGAACATTAATGTCACTAAAATTTTACCACAGGTTGCGCCAATTGTTGCTATCATGGCTAAATCCCTAACAGTTCCAGATGTAAACACCAGTATGATTATCGAAGATATGAAGCAATTAGGCCAATCAACCGCTTTAAAACCATTGCTACAATTAATTACTAATTCCAACTCCCCAGAAACTACAATAAGCGCTTTAACTACATTGGCCCCATTGGTAGTATCTAATGAAAATAGTGAGTCAATGACTGATATATTTGGTTTAATCGACAACTCTATTAATGCTACTCAAGTTTTTGACATGTTAGCAGAAGAAATTGCCACCTCCTCCGCCACCTCTAACGCTACAGAATTAGAAATGAGTATGGTTTTAAGCGTCTTAGCTCAAAGCAATAACTTAACAACTACTCTAACTTCTATTTCAGAGTTGATGGGTTTGGCCAATGATACTACAGGTTTAGAAGAGATCAGCTATGTAGTTAATATTCTAACCAATTCTAAGAATTTAACTGATACAGAATTAGATCTACAAACTTTGTCCTCAGCTACTGTTTCCTCTGGAGTATTAGAACAATTAAATGAGACTATCTCTACTTCCACAGATATTATTGCTTCTTTGACTGAGTTGGAAGCTCTTTTGCCATCTtcagagaaaaaaatgattcaAGCATTGGTTGACTTATTGGAAAATTCTAATAATTCCACTGCAACTATAACCGATATTATGACCATGATGAGCATTTCTTCCTCTAGTAGCGCTAGTTCCAGTGATGTCTCTGGTATTACACCATTATTCACATTCTTGAACTCATTTTCCAACACAACTTTTATCCTAGCGAAACTACCTGAATTATTGACTTTTGCTACCACCAATAGTACGACCGCAACTCAAGATATGATGATGCtacaacaatttttattgaattctaaaaataatacattatCAATTGATTATCTAAACAGTATATTAAGTGAAACTGAATCAGAATCAAGTTCTGCCTTGACCACGGTTAGTAGTGGTGCTGAAAGTTTACTTGAGTTGTTACAAGCTTCTGAAAATGCCACATTAACTTTAGAAAATTTGGAAACCGTTAGTAAAATTTCTATGGAGAATTCCTCTGCTTTGCTACCGATGTTGCAAATTATGCAAGCTAGTGCTAAAGCATCCCCCAATATTACTGatgattatatatatgaaaatgTTTTACCAAGCCTCTTCGATAGTATGGGCTTCGCCACAAAATTCAATTTGGGTATTTTCACTTTATGTCGTACTAATACTGCCGGAAAAATCTACTCCTGTACTAAATCACATGCTGTCCAAAGTTTCCATATgaaacaaattttatttaatgaatTGGAAGTTTCTGCATTTAAACCATATGTTAGTGCATTGAACTTAACAGCTGAAGATATTCAAATCAATGGTATTTtagaagaaaaggaaaaggaataTGTCCCAGCTGTTAAAGCACTTTTGGCCTTCAATTTGATAACTATAATTGCCTCATTTTTCATGCTTATTTCCATATTAAGTCTAGGTTTTGTTTGGAAATCAACTACCAATTATTTTACCATTAGCACCAACTTTTTGTTGGCCGGATGCATCTTTGGTGCAAACTTAATCTCTGCTGCCGTTGTTGCAGGAATTTGTCAAATTATCAAACATGGTCTTAAACATGATAAGTATAATGTCACTTTTGAATACAATAGTGAATACTGGGGATTGATTTGGGCCTCTTTTTGTATATCTGTTTTCAACAACCTgattttcatttatattaCTTTTAAAGATTATAAATCCCTAAAACATAGCAATAGTACAGTTGTAAAACAGAAAACAGAAAATGAAAGCGTAAGTCAAAGCGATTCCTCTGTGATTGCTTCCAGTAATGATgacattgaaaaaaatcaagaaaAGACAGTCGagcaagaaaaagataGTTATAATCACAAATGA
- the PUN1 gene encoding Pun1p (similar to Saccharomyces cerevisiae YLR414C | PUN1 | Plasma membrane protein Upregulated during Nitrogen stress): MVNCCSLIITGFVTFATFILAIVACAGSTKNYIPLNKIYAAQINLVNLNESSVFASSTITSETDLDLPSYINVGLWSYCIAGSNGTVESCTSPSGIQEFNLQKMLYDNIDNNEALSLIDSIADIVLPSKITKNIKYYNNLCKCMFITIIIGIVLLFIGFVLNIIRLILHFSFLIWCCRFLTIISFISLLIGAGTSTATYMYLKSALKKEYTDYGISLSLGTNYYALLWASVGGCFLNLFLWFGMVRQNKPYKAAIVQPVAMEERQIL, translated from the coding sequence atggtaaacTGTTGTTCTTTGATCATTACAGGATTTGTCACATTTGCTACATTTATTCTAGCGATTGTTGCATGTGCAGgttcaacaaaaaattacatcccattaaacaaaatttatgCAGCTCAAATAAATCTAGTTAATTTAAATGAGTCTTCGGTTTTTGCATCATCAACTATTACTTCAGAGACAGATTTAGACTTGCCATCATACATAAACGTTGGCCTCTGGTCTTATTGTATAGCAGGATCCAACGGAACTGTAGAATCATGTACTAGTCCAAGTGGAATTCAAGAATttaatttacaaaaaatgcTATATGATAATATCGATAATAACGAAGCATTAAGCCTAATAGATTCAATTGCTGATATTGTATTACCTTCCAAAATCACCAAAAACATTAAATATTACAACAATTTGTGCAAATGTATGTTTATTACTATCATCATAggtattgttttattatttattgggtttgttttaaatattattagattgattttacattttagttttttgaTATGGTGTTGTAGATTTTTGACAattatttcatttataaGTTTACTAATTGGTGCTGGTACAAGTACAGCCACGTATATGTATCTAAAAAGtgctttgaaaaaagagtATACTGATTATGGCATTTCTTTATCGTTGGGTACTAATTACTATGCATTATTATGGGCTAGTGTTGGTGGATGTTTCCtgaatttatttctttggtTTGGTATGGTTAGGCAGAACAAGCCATATAAAGCAGCTATTGTACAACCAGTTGCTATGGAGGAAAGgcaaatattataa
- the VPS36 gene encoding ESCRT-II subunit protein VPS36 (similar to Saccharomyces cerevisiae YLR417W | VPS36 | Vacuolar Protein Sorting), producing MLSSIWHYAETTKSGQPLLRETEKDIVVIEKVGLSQGKYKILNKQNGRFYLTTQRLIYVDDLDFFNESCFIDLNEIKSIDYSSRFWKSSPKLIIYFDINTILNKSIDKKKNKNYPNLIGNSFTPTKEIVWDCPICMMNNTSSINLPKIKNKEPFVCVNCGIPYPYEDIMKHHDNNNTINTKNSVESASQCPKCTFINHPSLMSCEICGSKLPNNNNNNNNMGIDNNVEYPQNTYKQVKLILEGINESDDTSQLKSLLPGESNESNFYVKISFRNRDNNGILFYEALSKTLHDLCITQSIDKFNQNCTIIDRKNGKPKVELLKINKDQNKFGITGLEESNESKLLANDILMGNALQDLDRLVELSEDIIKMYSHTTTTDINKDMKPPKLLIDRGKFTSKSSFICEISREIFDFLMNLSERNENLLLINILDLYALYNKTVRIGCGYISPFEFEMACEQFDKLNLSDKLHIMTINDRIQCLTTNQSLKNFKETLLFLINDQPGLDLYRINKYLHDIDGRKTWSMGIIAELLQMCIQEGSIVVDDAFSGEFYYSNIYWKND from the coding sequence ATGTTGTCTTCTATATGGCACTATGCTGAAACAACAAAATCTGGCCAACCATTATTAAGGGAAACCGAAAAAGATATTGTTGTCATTGAAAAAGTTGGATTATCTCAAGGCAAATATAAAATCcttaataaacaaaatggTAGATTCTATTTAACCACACAGAGATTAATATATGTCGATGACTTGgacttttttaatgaaagtTGTTTTATAGATctaaatgaaattaaatcaattgATTATTCCAGCAGATTTTGGAAAAGCTCCCCCAAATTAATCATATATTTTGACATCAATAcaattttgaataaatccatagataaaaaaaaaaataaaaattatccaaATCTCATTGGTAATAGCTTTACACCCACTAAGGAAATAGTTTGGGACTGTCCCATCTGCATGATGAATAACACATCTAGTATAAATTTGCCAAAAATTAAGAACAAAGAGCCCTTTGTTTGTGTTAATTGTGGTATTCCTTATCCATACGAGGATATCATGAAACAtcatgataataacaatactattAATACTAAGAACAGTGTTGAAAGTGCATCTCAATGCCCTAAATGCACATTTATTAACCATCCATCACTCATGTCATGTGAGATATGTGGATCCAAGTTacccaataataataataataataataatatgggCATTGACAATAATGTCGAATATCCTCAAAATACTTATAAGCAagttaaattaattttggaGGGAATAAACGAAAGTGATGACACATCACAATTAAAATCTCTATTACCCGGAGAAAGCAATGAAAGCAATTTTTATGTAAAGATAAGTTTTAGGAACAGagataataatggtatattattttatgaaGCTTTAAGCAAGACCTTACATGATTTATGCATTACCCAAAGTATAGACAAGTTCAATCAAAATTGTACAATAATTGATagaaaaaatggaaagCCAAAAGTcgaattattgaaaattaataaagatcaaaataaatttggtATAACTGGTTTGGAAGAATCAAATGAATCCAAATTACTTGCTAATGACATACTAATGGGCAACGCCCTACAAGATTTAGACAGATTAGTGGAATTAAGTGAAGATATCATCAAAATGTATAGCCATACAACCACTACTGACATAAATAAAGACATGAAACCcccaaaattattaattgacAGAGGTAAATTTACTAGTAAATCTTCGTTCATATGTGAAATAAGTAGAGAAATCTTTGAttttttgatgaatttAAGTGAAAGAAACGAAAatttactattaataaacaTCTTGGATCTTTATGCTctatataataaaacagtAAGGATCGGATGCGGCTATATATCTCCTTTTGAATTTGAAATGGCATGTGAACAGTTTGATAAATTGAACTTGAGTGATAAATTACATATAATGACTATTAATGACAGAATACAGTGTTTGACTACAAATCAATCactaaaaaatttcaaagaaactttattattcttgATAAATGATCAACCTGGCCTAGATCTATATCGtattaacaaatatttacaCGATATCGATGGTAGAAAAACATGGAGTATGGGCATAATTGCAGAATTGTTGCAAATGTGTATTCAAGAAGGTTCCATTGTAGTGGATGATGCGTTTTCTGGcgaattttattattccaatatatattggaaaaatgattaa
- the HYM1 gene encoding Hym1p (similar to Saccharomyces cerevisiae YKL189W | HYM1 | component of the RAM signaling network) has protein sequence MAFWWKKTPKTPGDYIKVLNDQLIKLDSTSTLDNKRKTQDECNKYIEGIRHMLFDGSTSGQDVHLLYVNFFKTECLHNILVHFNQLGFEARKNVAIIFCNGLTKSMDNKFIYVDYLITKTDLIYLLLKTQETALLNRSTASEVYVCLGGIVDECLKFEQLARIILKDPIVWKYFDNCLSVSFEISTQSFQILNSLFLNHKKLVATEYFNIKANMDTFTVKINKLLAHGNYVTKRQAVKLLSTLILSRANNQFMINYINESDNLKLIMVLLSDKSKNLQLESFNVFKVFVANPRKSKQVSDILIKNREKLLKFFEGFGEDNRDSTFLDEKEFIIQQINELPRIVLASKET, from the coding sequence ATGGCATTTTGGTGGAAGAAAACTCCAAAAACACCTGGTGATTATATCAAAGTATTAAACGACCAATTAATAAAGCTTGACTCTACATCGACTTTGGAtaacaaaaggaaaactCAAGATGAATGTAATAAGTATATAGAAGGAATAAGACATATGCTATTTGATGGCAGCACTTCTGGTCAAGATGTCCATTTGTTAtatgttaatttttttaaaacagaaTGTTTGCATAATATTTTAGTACATTTTAACCAATTAGGATTTGAAGCACGCAAAAATGTAGCcataatattttgtaatgGCTTGACCAAATCAATGGATAACAAGTTTATATACGTAGATTACCTTATTACTAAAACAGACCTCATATACTTATTATTGAAGACTCAAGAGACAGCATTACTAAATAGATCTACTGCATCTGAAGTGTATGTTTGTCTTGGTGGTATTGTTGATGAATGCTTGAAATTTGAACAATTGGCaagaataattttaaaagatcCTATAGTTTGgaaatattttgataattgTTTATCTGTATCTTTTGAAATCAGCACACAAAGCTTCCAAATACTCAacagtttatttttaaaccatAAAAAACTAGTAGCCACAGAATATTTCAATATAAAGGCCAATATGGATACATTTActgtgaaaataaataaattattagctCATGGGAATTATGTTACTAAAAGACAGGCAGTGAAATTATTATCCACTTTAATATTGAGCAGAGCCAACAATCAGTTCATGATAAATTACATCAATGAATCCGataatttgaaattgaTTATGGTTTTATTGAGTGAtaaatccaaaaatttGCAGTTAGAATCTTTTAACGTTTTTAAAGTGTTTGTGGCCAATCCAAGAAAATCAAAACAAGTCTCTGATATattgattaaaaatagggaaaaattgttaaagtTTTTTGAAGGTTTTGGGGAAGATAATAGGGATAGTACTTTTCTTGATGAAAAGGAATTTATAATACAACAAATTAATGAATTACCAAGGATAGTTTTAGCATCAAAAGAAACATAA